From the genome of uncultured Methanobacterium sp.:
TGCCGGAATTATTGGTGCCGGATTAATCGGTTTAGCTGCCTACATCTTAGGAATTTACCCTGATCTGGTGAGAACCATGGAAATAGCCCTGGTGGCCGGAACTTTCGGCTGTTTCGTAGACAGCATACTGGGAGCAGTGCTTGAAATAAAGGGTTACTTATCCAATGAACATGTTAATCTTTTAGCTACCCTAGCCGGAGCTTTATTGGGCAATATCATGGTATGGCTGATATGGTGATAAAAATGAAGGGAATCATAATGATAATTGATGGGATGGCAGACCGTCCCCTGGAAGAATTAGGAGGTAAAACTCCATTAGAAGCAGCACAAACCCCAAACATGGATCGAATGGCAGAGTTAGGGATTAATGGAATCATGGACTCCATAAAACCTGGGATAAGACCCGGGAGTGACACTGCCCACCTATCTATACTGGGATATGATCCATATCAAGTTTACACCGGACGAGGACCCTTCGAAGCCGCAGGAGTGGGAGTGGAAGTGAGGCCTGGGGACATAGCCTTCCGCTGCAACTTTTCCACTGCTGATGAGGATGGTATCATCACTGACCGAAGAGCAGGAAGGATCAGAGAAGGTACAGACCAGCTGGCAGAGACCCTCAACACCATGAAATTAGAAGAAGATGTTGAAGTTATATTCAAAGAATCCACTGGCCACCGGGCAGTTTTAGTTTTAAGGGGAAATTGTTTATCAGACCAGATCTCTGATGCCGACCCAAAACACGACGGGAAAAAGTTTAAAGAAGTGGTAGGGTTGGATGGTTCTCCCGAAGCTGATAAAACCGCCGCTATCCTTAATAAAGTGATTCAAAAATCCTATGATCTGTTGAAGGATCATCCCATTAATCTTGAACGCACTAAAAATGGAGAACCCTCTGCAAACATCGTATTACCTCGAGGTGCTGGTGCAGTACCAAATGCCGAACCATTCAATGAAAAATATGGTGTTAAATCGGCATGTATCGCTGAAACAGGGCTTATTCAAGGTATTGCACAGATAGCCGGTATGGATATCATAGAAGTAGAAGGGGCAACTGGTGGAGTGGACACCAACTTGGATAATATCACCAGCAGCATCTTACTGAATGCTTCACTGGACTACGATTTTCTACTCATTAACATAGATGGTGCGGAT
Proteins encoded in this window:
- a CDS encoding 2,3-bisphosphoglycerate-independent phosphoglycerate mutase yields the protein MKGIIMIIDGMADRPLEELGGKTPLEAAQTPNMDRMAELGINGIMDSIKPGIRPGSDTAHLSILGYDPYQVYTGRGPFEAAGVGVEVRPGDIAFRCNFSTADEDGIITDRRAGRIREGTDQLAETLNTMKLEEDVEVIFKESTGHRAVLVLRGNCLSDQISDADPKHDGKKFKEVVGLDGSPEADKTAAILNKVIQKSYDLLKDHPINLERTKNGEPSANIVLPRGAGAVPNAEPFNEKYGVKSACIAETGLIQGIAQIAGMDIIEVEGATGGVDTNLDNITSSILLNASLDYDFLLINIDGADEAGHDGNLQEKVEFIEKVDAVIGEVMQLEDVYFILTADHSTPISVMDHTGDPVPLVIKGPDVRVDPVNQFHERAAANGGLCRIRGSDIMNILMDLMNRSTKFGA